In the genome of Streptomyces sp. NBC_00190, one region contains:
- a CDS encoding gala protein, which translates to MTQPTPVRCPAIEHPDMPPADPAGLGPLLARLAADHPVEADEAFPLGTLRTDGRVDLCKQGLGPGGSARLLPAAAASAHATHLLLGTNAIGDEGARTLAESLAAGADGHGLRTLYLGCNRIGPDGVEALAGALADDTTVRALWLKRNPLFEDGARILAALLRRNTALRTLDLVNTGIGADGVRLLLDALLEREQPLERLFLGGNGLGADAAPLLAALIRQAGVRELYVPANHLGDDGAAVLAAAASDSSSGPVRLGLGGNGIGAAGARALAGALGSVEALDLGRTMSERSLGSSGNDPGDEGAYALAAALPGSPLRRLELRHTGLTGRGAKSLLAAVPDDSPLEYVGLGPGLPRRVKRSFAERLRPARAAHPDLRAIGSVYR; encoded by the coding sequence ATGACACAGCCGACACCCGTACGGTGCCCCGCGATCGAGCACCCGGACATGCCGCCGGCCGACCCCGCGGGCCTCGGCCCACTCCTCGCCCGGCTCGCGGCGGACCACCCGGTCGAGGCCGACGAGGCCTTCCCGCTCGGCACGCTGCGCACCGACGGCCGCGTCGACCTCTGCAAGCAGGGGCTCGGCCCGGGCGGCTCGGCCCGGCTGCTGCCCGCGGCGGCCGCCTCCGCACACGCCACCCACCTGCTCCTCGGGACCAACGCCATCGGTGACGAGGGCGCCCGCACCCTGGCGGAGAGCCTGGCGGCCGGAGCCGACGGCCACGGGCTGCGCACCCTCTACCTCGGCTGCAACCGGATCGGCCCCGACGGGGTGGAGGCCCTCGCCGGAGCCCTCGCCGACGACACCACCGTCCGCGCCCTCTGGCTCAAGCGGAACCCGCTCTTCGAGGACGGCGCCCGCATCCTCGCCGCCCTGCTGCGCCGCAACACCGCCCTGCGCACCCTCGACCTGGTCAACACCGGGATCGGCGCGGACGGCGTACGCCTCCTGCTCGACGCCCTGCTCGAGCGCGAGCAGCCCCTGGAACGCCTCTTCCTCGGTGGCAACGGTCTCGGCGCCGACGCCGCGCCGCTGCTCGCCGCACTGATCCGGCAGGCCGGGGTGCGCGAGCTGTACGTACCGGCCAACCACCTCGGCGACGACGGCGCCGCCGTCCTGGCCGCCGCGGCCTCCGACTCCTCCTCGGGCCCGGTCCGCCTCGGTCTCGGCGGCAACGGCATCGGCGCCGCCGGAGCGCGCGCCCTGGCCGGCGCCCTCGGCTCCGTCGAGGCCCTGGACCTCGGCCGGACGATGTCCGAGCGGAGCCTCGGATCCAGCGGCAACGACCCCGGCGACGAAGGGGCGTACGCCCTGGCCGCAGCACTCCCCGGCAGCCCCCTGCGCCGCCTGGAACTGCGCCACACCGGCCTCACCGGGCGCGGTGCGAAAAGCCTGCTCGCGGCGGTGCCCGACGACAGCCCGCTGGAGTACGTCGGCCTGGGCCCCGGCTTGCCCCGCCGGGTCAAGCGCTCCTTCGCCGAACGGCTCCGCCCGGCCCGGGCCGCCCATCCGGACCTGCGCGCCATCGGCAGCGTGTACCGGTGA
- a CDS encoding ankyrin repeat domain-containing protein, with product MSPYMPGGFLPEDGPAWQRIRRYAVPGWMIEQATAHRLAGDWRAACAAAGVDIGFDLPEVAARYGASVAEAVEDDLRHLAPDLLRWHLPRVLGGRTTIGIDLRILLASYGGADGPTLSVTTPLMTEGSQRLRLHCAPVVPVKWKRYTGRGFVPEDWTAVRPFWDARCASELGARFGDPEGRAERIDLLRTQGDTAAAYEAAGIACDLTVPTPQPYQRPVDPEALFERIPVDLTRLAAEVGRLVAAGAGERYRIAADWRTYLLLEPDGPDRLRARFVEREEALTVPQLPRYAWQRLPDLELVRTGRITPRELHPLVAASLFPGAGPAVGPPGPAEAGPVRVRCHGEWHEVRSRGGALDVPHTPEEQQRERAMRAFGGAVSGCFAVQQTWTTGEGRLPRALRDQQRELFLRAQHGDTPGVVALLDAGVDPRIREARSRGLLHELHLLDHEALLPRLLAAGLDLEARDKHERTPLLSAVHWGGSPDLVRALLAAGARIDVIDEMEMSLSQEIRRYKRTDLTFLRERVDEEFPGIGADWFDEHMEYREEEDEDDDA from the coding sequence GTGAGCCCGTACATGCCCGGCGGCTTCCTGCCCGAGGACGGCCCGGCCTGGCAGCGGATCCGCCGGTACGCCGTACCCGGCTGGATGATCGAACAGGCCACCGCGCACCGCCTGGCCGGGGACTGGCGGGCGGCCTGCGCCGCCGCCGGCGTGGACATCGGCTTCGACCTGCCCGAGGTCGCGGCCCGCTACGGCGCCTCCGTCGCCGAGGCCGTGGAGGACGACCTCCGCCACCTCGCCCCGGACCTGCTGCGCTGGCACCTGCCCCGGGTCCTGGGCGGCCGCACCACCATCGGCATCGACCTGCGGATCCTGCTCGCCTCGTACGGCGGCGCCGACGGCCCGACCCTGTCGGTCACCACGCCCCTGATGACCGAGGGATCGCAGCGGCTGCGCCTGCACTGCGCGCCGGTCGTCCCGGTGAAGTGGAAGCGCTACACGGGACGCGGCTTCGTGCCCGAGGACTGGACCGCGGTCCGGCCGTTCTGGGACGCCCGGTGCGCGTCCGAGCTGGGCGCGCGCTTCGGCGACCCGGAGGGCCGCGCCGAGCGGATCGACCTGCTGCGCACGCAGGGGGACACCGCCGCGGCGTACGAGGCCGCGGGCATCGCGTGCGACCTGACCGTGCCCACCCCGCAGCCGTACCAGCGTCCGGTGGACCCCGAGGCCCTCTTCGAGCGGATCCCGGTCGACCTCACCCGGCTCGCGGCGGAGGTGGGTCGGCTCGTGGCGGCCGGCGCGGGTGAGCGGTACCGGATCGCGGCCGACTGGCGCACCTACCTCCTGCTGGAACCCGACGGCCCCGACCGGCTCCGGGCCCGGTTCGTCGAGCGGGAAGAGGCACTCACCGTGCCACAGCTGCCGCGGTACGCCTGGCAGCGGCTGCCCGACCTCGAACTGGTGCGCACCGGCCGGATCACCCCGCGCGAGCTGCACCCGCTGGTCGCCGCCTCCCTGTTCCCCGGTGCCGGACCGGCCGTGGGTCCGCCCGGCCCCGCCGAGGCGGGGCCCGTCCGGGTGCGCTGCCACGGTGAATGGCACGAGGTGCGCTCGCGGGGCGGCGCCCTCGACGTGCCGCACACCCCCGAAGAGCAGCAACGGGAGCGCGCCATGCGGGCGTTCGGCGGCGCGGTCTCCGGCTGCTTCGCCGTACAGCAGACCTGGACCACGGGCGAGGGCCGGCTCCCGCGCGCCCTGCGCGACCAGCAGCGGGAGCTGTTCCTGCGTGCCCAGCACGGGGACACCCCGGGCGTGGTGGCGCTGCTGGACGCGGGCGTGGACCCCCGGATCCGGGAGGCCCGCAGCCGCGGCCTGCTGCACGAACTCCACCTGCTCGACCACGAAGCGCTGCTGCCCCGGCTGCTCGCGGCCGGCCTCGACCTGGAGGCGCGGGACAAGCACGAGCGCACTCCGCTGCTGTCGGCGGTGCACTGGGGCGGCTCGCCGGACCTGGTCAGGGCCCTGCTGGCGGCCGGTGCCAGGATCGACGTCATCGACGAGATGGAAATGTCGCTGTCCCAGGAGATCCGCCGCTACAAGCGCACCGACCTCACCTTCCTGCGGGAACGCGTCGACGAGGAGTTCCCCGGCATCGGAGCCGACTGGTTCGACGAGCACATGGAATACCGCGAGGAAGAAGACGAGGACGACGACGCATGA
- a CDS encoding AAA family ATPase — MSAQPQPSRALAAADALGERLSATRSEPATDPQLEALALAVTANQPVLLWGEPGIGKSAGMRQLATALGVELETVIASVHEPSDFSGLPIVGDDPATTGVPMAPPDWAVRLARTGHGLLFFDELSSAPPAVQAALLRVVLERRVGSLELPPAVRIVAAANPPASAADGWHLSPPLANRFVHLDWTHNPRTVARGMAGTWPEVAIPAVDPAKASGSAARARGAVSGFLTARPGLVHHMPAEAASRGRGWPSPRTWEMALRLLATGYAASTGREALAAALTGAVGEAAGIELLSYLEHLDLPDPDRVLADPDAFALPERGDRQLAFLIAVVAAVQSELTRPRWEAGWAVLAKAVDAGVPDVAARAAADLAAMRDLDWPVPAGIDAFVELLQLSGSLPGGR, encoded by the coding sequence ATGAGTGCCCAGCCGCAGCCCTCCCGGGCCCTGGCCGCCGCCGACGCCCTGGGCGAGCGGCTGAGCGCCACCCGCAGCGAACCCGCCACCGACCCCCAACTGGAGGCGCTGGCCCTGGCGGTGACGGCCAATCAGCCGGTGCTCCTGTGGGGTGAGCCCGGCATCGGCAAGTCCGCCGGCATGCGGCAGCTCGCCACCGCGCTCGGGGTGGAGCTGGAGACCGTCATCGCCAGCGTCCACGAGCCCTCCGACTTCTCCGGGCTGCCCATCGTCGGCGACGACCCCGCCACCACCGGCGTCCCGATGGCCCCGCCGGACTGGGCGGTGCGCCTCGCCCGCACCGGCCACGGACTGCTGTTCTTCGACGAGTTGTCCTCCGCCCCGCCCGCGGTGCAGGCGGCCCTGCTGCGCGTGGTCCTGGAACGCCGGGTCGGCAGCCTCGAACTCCCCCCGGCGGTACGGATCGTCGCCGCGGCCAATCCGCCCGCCAGCGCGGCCGACGGCTGGCACCTCAGCCCCCCGCTGGCCAACCGCTTCGTCCACCTCGACTGGACGCACAATCCGCGCACCGTGGCCCGCGGCATGGCCGGCACCTGGCCCGAGGTGGCGATCCCGGCCGTCGACCCCGCCAAGGCCTCCGGCTCGGCCGCCCGCGCACGCGGTGCGGTCTCCGGCTTCCTCACCGCCCGGCCGGGCCTGGTCCACCACATGCCCGCCGAGGCCGCTTCCCGCGGCCGCGGCTGGCCCTCCCCGCGCACCTGGGAGATGGCCCTGCGGCTGCTGGCCACCGGGTACGCGGCCTCGACGGGCCGGGAGGCACTGGCCGCCGCGCTGACCGGAGCCGTCGGCGAAGCCGCCGGGATCGAACTGCTCTCGTACCTCGAACACCTCGACCTGCCCGACCCGGACCGGGTGCTCGCCGACCCGGACGCCTTCGCCCTGCCCGAGCGCGGCGACCGGCAGCTGGCCTTCCTCATCGCCGTGGTCGCGGCCGTGCAGAGCGAGCTCACCCGCCCCCGCTGGGAGGCGGGCTGGGCGGTGCTGGCCAAGGCCGTGGACGCCGGCGTGCCCGACGTCGCCGCCCGCGCCGCCGCCGACCTGGCCGCGATGCGCGACCTCGACTGGCCGGTGCCCGCCGGCATCGACGCCTTCGTGGAACTGCTCCAGCTGTCCGGCTCCCTGCCGGGCGGCCGCTGA
- a CDS encoding vWA domain-containing protein translates to MRLDRAKLLAARYKAAEGRPYLASALYALTVVPSDGVRTMGVDRHWRCYVSPAFVEATPVDELAGVWIHEVAHLLRDHHGRAERLPAADQRDPVRVNIAQDCEINDDLLADGLLLPEGRMEPRLFGLATGGLFEAYLPAIPATPHGVDCGSGAHGTPMPWELGEDGGPARVGPVEAEALRRQTAQAVRAHQRTRGRIPEGWARWAEELLEPSVDWRQALSGAVREAAAWAAGAVDYTYRRPSRRTPALGGRVVLPSLRRPLPRVAIVIDTSGSMGPDDLAAALAEVTGVLREVGVGGNRVAVLACDADVHAVTRVTSADQVALTGGGGTDMRVGIDAALALPDRPNIVVVLTDGYTPWPDETPSCRLIAALVGENAPAPPGWVETVRVDLGS, encoded by the coding sequence GTGCGCCTGGACCGCGCGAAGCTCCTGGCGGCCCGCTACAAGGCCGCCGAGGGCCGCCCGTACCTCGCCTCCGCCCTGTACGCCCTGACGGTCGTCCCCTCGGACGGCGTCCGCACCATGGGCGTCGACCGGCACTGGCGCTGCTACGTCTCACCCGCCTTCGTCGAGGCGACCCCGGTCGACGAACTGGCCGGAGTGTGGATCCACGAGGTGGCGCACCTGCTGCGCGACCACCACGGCCGGGCCGAGCGCCTGCCCGCCGCCGACCAGCGCGATCCGGTCCGGGTCAACATCGCCCAGGACTGCGAGATCAACGACGACCTGCTCGCGGACGGGCTCCTGCTGCCCGAGGGCCGGATGGAGCCCAGGCTCTTCGGCCTGGCCACGGGCGGGCTCTTCGAGGCCTACCTGCCGGCGATCCCCGCCACGCCGCACGGGGTGGACTGCGGATCCGGCGCGCACGGCACCCCCATGCCCTGGGAGCTGGGTGAGGACGGCGGCCCCGCCCGGGTCGGCCCGGTGGAGGCGGAGGCGCTGCGCCGCCAGACCGCCCAGGCCGTACGGGCCCACCAGCGCACCCGGGGCCGGATCCCCGAGGGCTGGGCCCGGTGGGCCGAGGAACTGCTGGAGCCCTCCGTCGACTGGCGCCAGGCCCTGTCCGGAGCGGTCCGGGAAGCCGCCGCCTGGGCGGCCGGCGCCGTGGACTACACCTACCGCCGCCCCTCGCGCCGCACCCCCGCCCTCGGCGGCCGGGTCGTGCTGCCCAGCCTGCGCCGACCGCTGCCGCGGGTCGCGATCGTCATCGACACCTCGGGGTCGATGGGCCCGGACGACCTGGCCGCCGCACTCGCCGAAGTCACCGGCGTGCTGCGGGAGGTCGGGGTCGGCGGCAACCGGGTCGCCGTCCTCGCCTGCGACGCCGACGTACACGCCGTGACCCGGGTGACCAGCGCCGACCAGGTGGCCCTGACCGGCGGCGGAGGCACGGACATGCGCGTCGGCATCGACGCCGCGCTGGCTCTGCCCGACCGGCCGAACATCGTGGTCGTGCTGACCGACGGGTACACGCCGTGGCCGGACGAGACCCCGTCCTGCCGGCTGATCGCGGCGCTGGTCGGGGAGAACGCTCCCGCGCCGCCGGGATGGGTCGAGACGGTACGGGTGGACCTCGGATCCTGA
- a CDS encoding TerD family protein: protein MTGVRKGLAKVEIALRWDPSPAGTPPHDLDIVAAVYGAADLHGVPVQLVHFGSRSPDGTISLNRDSKTGQGFGYDEVMTLELDRMATELRRVVVGVLIQDTGADRPTTFGDIAGTGVRIREGHIDLAQGDFAAVPSATAATVAEFTRDDSGAWSLDARLHGFDTDPEEFTRTMGGVR from the coding sequence GTGACTGGTGTACGCAAGGGCCTGGCCAAGGTGGAGATCGCGCTGCGATGGGACCCCAGCCCCGCCGGCACACCCCCGCACGACCTCGACATAGTGGCCGCGGTCTACGGAGCCGCGGACCTGCACGGGGTGCCCGTCCAGCTGGTCCACTTCGGCAGCCGTTCGCCCGATGGCACCATCTCCCTGAACCGGGACAGCAAAACGGGCCAGGGCTTCGGCTACGACGAGGTGATGACCCTCGAACTCGACCGGATGGCAACGGAGTTGCGCCGGGTGGTGGTCGGTGTCCTGATCCAGGACACCGGTGCGGACCGCCCCACGACGTTCGGGGACATCGCGGGGACCGGTGTCCGGATCCGCGAGGGCCACATCGATCTCGCCCAGGGCGACTTCGCGGCCGTCCCGTCCGCCACCGCGGCCACGGTCGCCGAGTTCACCCGGGACGACTCGGGTGCCTGGTCGCTCGACGCGCGGCTGCACGGCTTCGACACCGACCCGGAGGAGTTCACGCGGACCATGGGCGGAGTGCGCTGA
- a CDS encoding TetR/AcrR family transcriptional regulator, protein MTSTPTTARRSKITPEREQEFYEAVLEQLREHGYEALTMEGIAARASCGKSTLYRQWKTKPQLVAAALRANRQGTLVAVDTGSLAGDLREAARIAAGTSGRDTRLTQALGLAVLSDEELQAALREALVEPELAAFDAMVARAVARGEIAAKHPAVEFLPAQLMGVLRIRPVLEGRYADADYLVRFVDAVMLPSLGLTPPQGP, encoded by the coding sequence ATGACGTCGACGCCGACCACCGCGCGCCGCTCCAAGATCACCCCGGAGCGGGAGCAGGAGTTCTACGAGGCCGTCCTGGAGCAGCTGCGCGAGCACGGCTACGAGGCCCTGACCATGGAGGGCATCGCCGCCCGGGCGAGCTGCGGCAAGTCCACGCTCTACCGGCAGTGGAAGACCAAGCCCCAGCTCGTCGCCGCGGCCCTGCGGGCGAATCGGCAGGGCACCCTCGTCGCCGTGGACACCGGGTCCCTCGCGGGCGACCTGCGCGAGGCGGCCCGGATCGCGGCCGGCACCTCGGGCCGCGACACCCGGCTGACGCAGGCCCTCGGACTCGCCGTGCTCAGCGACGAGGAACTGCAGGCCGCCCTGCGCGAGGCACTGGTCGAGCCGGAGCTGGCCGCCTTCGACGCGATGGTGGCGCGGGCGGTGGCGCGCGGCGAGATCGCCGCGAAACACCCCGCCGTGGAGTTCCTGCCGGCGCAGCTGATGGGTGTGCTCCGCATCCGGCCGGTGCTCGAAGGCCGGTACGCCGACGCCGACTACCTGGTCCGGTTCGTCGACGCGGTCATGCTTCCCTCCCTGGGTCTGACGCCACCCCAGGGCCCCTGA
- a CDS encoding phosphatase PAP2 family protein yields the protein MTSQTTPGGVADGRRAARRRLIRELLLVAGLFTVYKAGRTLSTGRTEEAFRNAERIWDAERALHLPGEGAVQRLLLHGDALVHTANTYYAAVHFPATALFLVWLYLRRPAHYLWARRVLTVLTAAALALHLGFPLAPPRMLGAADLIDTGQVYGPTVYGAAPATDTMANQFAAMPSLHFGWALMLALGMIAATRPTRWRALWLLHPLLTLVVVVGTANHYWLDAIVATLLLGAALLFIPRPDAAGAGAGAGAGAGDGAGAGAGAGGDSAAGAVRGLPGPRTAADPAAPASVGAER from the coding sequence ATGACCTCCCAGACCACACCCGGCGGGGTGGCGGACGGGCGGCGAGCCGCGCGCCGCCGCCTCATACGCGAGCTGCTGCTCGTCGCGGGACTGTTCACCGTCTACAAGGCGGGCCGGACGCTCTCGACCGGACGCACCGAAGAGGCCTTCCGCAACGCCGAGCGGATCTGGGACGCCGAGCGCGCGCTGCACCTGCCCGGCGAGGGCGCGGTGCAGCGGCTGCTGCTGCACGGGGACGCCCTCGTGCACACCGCCAACACGTACTACGCGGCCGTGCACTTCCCGGCGACCGCGCTCTTCCTGGTCTGGCTCTACCTGCGCCGCCCCGCCCACTACCTGTGGGCCCGCCGCGTGCTCACCGTGCTCACCGCGGCCGCTCTCGCCCTGCACCTCGGCTTCCCGCTCGCGCCCCCGCGGATGCTGGGCGCCGCGGACCTCATCGACACCGGACAGGTCTACGGCCCCACCGTCTACGGGGCCGCGCCGGCCACCGACACCATGGCCAACCAGTTCGCGGCGATGCCCTCCCTGCACTTCGGGTGGGCGCTGATGCTCGCGCTCGGCATGATCGCCGCGACCCGCCCGACCAGGTGGCGCGCACTGTGGCTGCTGCACCCGCTGCTGACCCTGGTCGTGGTCGTCGGCACGGCCAACCACTACTGGCTCGACGCGATCGTCGCGACCCTCCTGCTCGGGGCCGCACTGCTGTTCATCCCGCGGCCGGATGCCGCCGGTGCCGGTGCCGGTGCCGGTGCCGGTGCCGGTGACGGTGCGGGAGCCGGTGCCGGTGCGGGCGGGGATTCGGCCGCGGGCGCCGTGCGCGGGCTGCCCGGTCCCCGGACCGCCGCCGATCCGGCCGCCCCCGCCTCCGTAGGAGCCGAGCGGTGA
- a CDS encoding GlsB/YeaQ/YmgE family stress response membrane protein, producing MGIIGWIILGLLAGGIAKVLLPGRDPGGLIGTTLIGVAGAFTGGWLSAKFLDRPIQTQFFDLATWGSAIAGSLVLLIGYRLLFGNSRD from the coding sequence ATGGGGATCATCGGCTGGATCATCCTGGGACTGCTGGCCGGAGGCATCGCCAAGGTCCTGCTGCCCGGCCGGGACCCCGGCGGCCTGATCGGCACCACCCTCATCGGCGTCGCCGGCGCCTTCACCGGCGGCTGGCTCTCGGCGAAGTTCCTGGACCGGCCGATCCAGACCCAGTTCTTCGACCTGGCCACCTGGGGCTCTGCCATCGCCGGCTCGCTGGTCCTGCTGATCGGCTACCGCCTCCTCTTCGGCAATTCGCGCGACTGA
- the rraA gene encoding ribonuclease E activity regulator RraA, which produces MSVTPVPTADMYDEHGDDLGICATQFRLLGGRRLFAGPVRTLACHEDNALLRELVNAPGDGAVLVVDGGGSLRTALVGDLIAGAAERNGWAGLIINGAVRDSVALGGLDLGVLALGTVPRKSGKTGAGTVDEPVTIGGTTFRPGDTVHADADGVVVLPA; this is translated from the coding sequence ATGAGTGTCACCCCCGTTCCCACGGCGGACATGTACGACGAGCACGGCGATGACCTCGGCATCTGCGCCACGCAGTTCCGCCTGCTGGGCGGCCGCCGGCTGTTCGCCGGCCCGGTGCGGACCCTCGCCTGCCACGAGGACAACGCGCTGCTGCGCGAGCTCGTGAACGCCCCCGGCGACGGCGCGGTCCTCGTCGTGGACGGCGGCGGCTCGCTGCGCACCGCCCTCGTCGGCGACCTCATCGCGGGCGCCGCCGAGCGCAACGGCTGGGCCGGCCTGATCATCAACGGCGCGGTCCGCGACAGCGTGGCCCTCGGCGGACTCGACCTCGGGGTCCTGGCGCTGGGCACCGTGCCCCGTAAGAGCGGCAAGACCGGCGCGGGCACGGTGGACGAGCCCGTCACCATCGGCGGGACCACCTTCCGCCCGGGGGACACGGTCCACGCGGACGCCGACGGCGTCGTCGTCCTTCCGGCCTGA
- a CDS encoding peptide-N4-asparagine amidase: MHGATASATAATAEAATPAPATGGETPPAEFGTDWHDPLTPVPPVARPGTRSCEVTLAEAQFRDFTPYRGSYTPPRGCGSDHWAKVVLRLDGKVKGRQYDRLGHLSLGGVEILRTSTPQPSPDGITWSVEKDVTRYRDTLVRPQPVEMLIGNVVNDTYTGVIDVKVTLTFYAAEGRPGSASSTDSTDSADPADSGGSGGPAQTPDRVLPLTTPEITTPRNTERLLAEVYATGSGGGCEEYWYMTVPDAAPYSCKAADGPSREVRVSVDGQLAGIAAPFPTVWTGGWSNPFLWYVTPGPRAFDVQPVVYDLTPFAALLNDGRPHRIEVSVAGVPAGQSGWSTPTNLLLWQDEAREVVTGALTRHEQSDPANSSRWTPAAPTPGAEHRLDTEGGHRLTVAGHLDTSHGRVTTTVTRAVGNTSVHRWTDGENRDALTATWTDEETVTRGATTTRTARTYTMDGETTLGAGDRLRTVLSLGDRADTVTLRGGRKADASRTDNQYTGDATYTANVPRDQRHAVATTTARYRLHGSPASGGCYDRTVATAQGTVTADRRRC; encoded by the coding sequence GTGCACGGCGCGACCGCGTCGGCCACGGCCGCCACCGCAGAGGCGGCCACGCCGGCACCCGCGACCGGAGGCGAGACGCCGCCCGCCGAGTTCGGCACCGACTGGCACGACCCCCTCACCCCCGTCCCGCCCGTCGCCCGGCCGGGGACCCGCTCCTGCGAGGTGACCCTCGCCGAGGCGCAGTTCCGCGACTTCACCCCGTACCGGGGCAGCTACACCCCGCCCCGGGGCTGCGGCTCCGACCACTGGGCCAAGGTGGTCCTGCGCCTCGACGGCAAGGTCAAGGGCCGCCAGTACGACCGCCTCGGCCACCTCTCCCTCGGCGGCGTCGAGATCCTGCGCACCTCCACGCCCCAGCCCTCGCCCGACGGCATCACCTGGTCCGTCGAGAAGGACGTCACCCGCTACCGCGACACCCTCGTCCGCCCGCAGCCCGTCGAGATGCTCATCGGCAACGTCGTCAACGACACCTACACCGGCGTCATCGACGTGAAGGTCACCCTCACCTTCTACGCCGCCGAAGGCCGCCCCGGCTCCGCCAGTTCCACGGATTCCACGGATTCCGCCGATCCCGCCGATTCCGGCGGCTCCGGCGGCCCCGCCCAGACCCCCGACCGCGTGCTGCCCCTCACCACCCCGGAGATCACCACCCCGCGGAACACGGAGCGCCTCCTCGCCGAGGTGTACGCCACCGGCTCGGGCGGAGGCTGCGAGGAGTACTGGTACATGACCGTCCCGGACGCGGCCCCGTACTCCTGCAAGGCGGCCGACGGCCCCTCCCGCGAGGTCCGCGTCTCCGTGGACGGGCAGCTCGCCGGCATCGCCGCGCCCTTCCCCACCGTCTGGACCGGCGGCTGGTCCAACCCCTTCCTCTGGTACGTCACCCCCGGACCCCGCGCCTTCGACGTCCAGCCGGTCGTATACGACCTGACCCCCTTCGCCGCGCTCCTCAACGACGGCCGCCCGCACCGGATCGAGGTGTCCGTGGCCGGGGTGCCGGCCGGACAGAGCGGGTGGAGCACCCCGACCAACCTGCTGCTGTGGCAGGACGAGGCCCGCGAGGTCGTCACCGGCGCCCTGACCCGGCACGAGCAGAGCGATCCGGCCAACTCCTCCCGCTGGACACCCGCCGCTCCCACACCCGGCGCCGAGCACCGCCTCGACACCGAGGGCGGCCACCGGCTCACCGTCGCCGGGCACCTGGACACCTCCCACGGGAGGGTCACCACCACCGTCACCCGCGCCGTGGGCAACACGTCCGTCCACCGCTGGACCGACGGCGAGAACCGCGACGCCCTCACCGCCACCTGGACCGACGAGGAGACCGTGACCCGAGGAGCCACCACCACCCGCACCGCGCGCACGTACACGATGGACGGCGAGACCACCCTCGGCGCCGGCGACCGGCTGCGCACCGTCCTCTCGCTCGGCGACCGCGCCGACACCGTCACCCTGCGCGGCGGGCGGAAGGCCGACGCCTCCCGGACCGACAACCAGTACACGGGCGACGCCACTTACACCGCGAACGTCCCGCGCGACCAGCGGCACGCCGTCGCCACCACCACCGCCCGCTACCGGCTCCACGGCTCCCCGGCGTCCGGCGGCTGCTACGACCGTACGGTGGCCACCGCGCAAGGCACGGTCACCGCGGACCGCCGGCGCTGCTGA